Proteins found in one Planococcus citri chromosome 2, ihPlaCitr1.1, whole genome shotgun sequence genomic segment:
- the Hipk gene encoding homeodomain-interacting protein kinase 2 isoform X2, with translation MFTQPQLSCVVSEGTVLTHHKKRKLDHHHFTSSDVVSSTTSTYESSNSNNSTNGGAINYRRQNAHIKTSPSSGSQQSFIRASTIKLLDSYTRCGQKRKSCEGNAERSEDSCNTTITTTTNHSKGTQAGAGTQSGSADGDYQLVQHEVLYSMTTQYEVLEFLGRGTFGQVVKCWKKGTNEIVAIKILKNHPSYARQGQIEVSILSRLSQENADEFNFVRAYECFQHKNHTCLVFEMLEQNLYDFLKQNKFSPLPLKYIRPILQQVLTALLKLKQLGLIHADLKPENIMLVDPVRQPYRVKVIDFGSASHVSKAVCNTYLQSRYYRAPEIILGLPFCEAIDMWSLGCVVAELFLGWPLYPGSSEYDQIRYISQTQGLPTEHMLNNASKTTKFFYRDMDSTYPFWRLKTPEEHEAETAIKSKEARKYIFNCLDDIGQVNVPTDLEGGELLAEKADRREFIDLLKRMLTMDQERRITPGEALNHAFVTLAHLVDYAHCNNVKASVQMMEVCRRNGYVNNSSGSSHHHHSSAGPPQAVVANFVPSSNGNVTLAFNNQLTNQVPRIMRERAVAAPPPAPPPHSFDNLYQLYNSRTVARQYGGSGRSDPFQHQLSILCSGSYQGMPSPGKHVTVVTQQPPQLQIQPPILSQQVGFVDGSAIADLCTTGGNHRYNRPDGLQVAAQQQYVPVSMVEPSGRQMLAVQTSWPTSSRQMTAIVPSWQGIPTQHATIQQPLSELTDWGRPLLVDSSALIQDQRPVAFTTEVYDGLVESPSTIRSTAWEKRSSGVSKSSQHLAPPSSIPHHHHHHYHHHLTVPRNSDKKDTQLSPVKKRVKEGTPPNECISGRRNRGSPVISSNLNHHWQHSNSNGNSSSHLNTIPNRQQTITINDTPSPSVTVITISDSEDDVAPKSAPQPTSMVHSRNSHKSHQRKNVISCVSVGDSDEDSQQSPKHQNYQSTRVTPVIYPHTPNIVQHQPTICIGSPKVESGRYVQHHQPQNGSIQYHHSNSSQMYVPTPTASSHSVKHEPHHSSTYSSSITQSQKKRLLAKAQNEFVIPATTHNGSVVTKQEPSNVTSELQYCSGGSSCKDLYHCVAPQEQHIVYATDKRVSYSIPSAHKRGVPSSNDTYQVQPPAAHSGREQHVITSSKTSGWQQQALPVHQGYSTSHLSPQSLATNRGLSPLAGQPIYHQSDLFRRQAVYVTTTQPATAYLPAAQVPAAFTTGRAIPPPAHHASARPLLTTHTSHPLPAHMQPGAVFPAHPQAVAATYGYLSPKTQYHHQPSAGLWFTE, from the exons ATGTTCACCCAACCACAGCTATCGTGTGTGGTGTCAGAGGGAACCGTCCTTACGCATCATAAAAAACGCAAACTCGATCACCATCACTTTACCTCATCTGACGTGGTTTCTTCAACGACATCGACTTACGAATCTTCTAACTCGAACAATTCCACTAATGGTGGTGCCATAAATTATCGGAGACAGAATGCACACATCAAAACAAGCCCGTCTAGCGGCAGTCAACAAAGTTTCATTCGTGCATCTACCATCAAGTTATTAGATTCTTATACACGGTGTGGACAAAAG CGAAAATCTTGTGAAGGTAATGCAGAGAGATCTGAAGACAGTTGTAATACAACTATTACCACTACAACAAATCATAGTAAGGGTACCCAGGCAGGAGCAGGTACCCAGTCGGGATCTGCTGACGGGGACTATCAACTGGTGCAGCACGAAGTTCTCTACTCAATGACAACGCAGTACGAAGTATTGGAGTTCTTAGGTCGAGGTACATTTGGTCAGGTTGTAAAATGTTGGAAGAAAGGTACGAACGAAATAGTCGCtataaaaatcctcaaaaatcaTCCCTCTTACGCTCGTCAAGGACAAATTGAA GTCAGTATTCTATCTCGCTTGAGTCAAGAAAATGCCGACGAATTCAACTTTGTACGTGCCTACGAGTGTTTTCAGCACAAGAACCACACGTGTCTTGTGTTTGAGATGCTCGAACAAAATTTATACGATTTTCTAAAACAGAATAAATTCAGTCCTTTACCTTTGAAATACATTCGTCCGATACTGCAACAAGTGCTAACAGCTTTACTAAAATTGAAG caACTGGGATTAATCCATGCCGATTTGAAGCCAGAAAATATCATGTTGGTTGATCCAGTGCGCCAACCTTATCGTGTCAAAGTGATAGATTTTGGTAGTGCTTCACATGTTAGCAAAGCTGTTTGTAACACGTATCTTCAAAGCAGATATTATCGAGCTCCGGAAATTATTTTAG GTTTACCGTTTTGCGAAGCAATTGACATGTGGTCGTTGGGATGTGTAGTAGCAGAATTATTTTTAGGCTGGCCTTTGTATCCTGGATCGTCGGAGTACGATCAAATACGTTACATCAGTCAGACTCAAGGATTACCAACCGAGCATATGTTAAATAACGCTTCTAAAACAACGAAATTTTTCTATAGAGATATGGATAGTACATATCCATTTTGGAGGCTAAAG aCGCCGGAAGAACACGAAGCGGAGACGGCGATTAAATCGAAGGAAGCTCGAAAATACATATTCAACTGCTTAGACGATATTGGTCAGGTTAATGTTCCTACTGATCTTGAAGGGGGTGAATTACTGGCGGAGAAAGCCGATAGACGCGAATTCATCGATCTTCTAAAACGGATGCTTACCATGGACCAG GAACGACGTATTACACCGGGAGAAGCTTTGAATCACGCGTTTGTGACGTTAGCCCATCTGGTGGATTACGCTCATTGTAACAACGTGAAAGCTAGCGTTCAAATGATGGAGGTTTGCCGCCGCAACGGCTATGTGAATAATTCTAGCGGTAGCTCGCACCATCATCATAGTTCGGCCGGACCACCTCAAGCGGTCGTCGCTAACTTCGTACCGTCTTCGAACGGTAACGTTACGTTGGCGTTTAATAATCAGCTAACGAACCAGGTCCCGCGTATTATGCGCGAGCGAGCGGTCGCCGCACCACCTCCGGCACCGCCGCCACATAGTTTCGATAATTTG TATCAGTTGTATAACAGTCGTACGGTAGCCAGACAGTACGGCGGTAGTGGACGTAGCGATCCGTTTCAGCATCAATTATCGATACTGTGTTCCGGTAGCTATCAAGGTATGCCATCTCCCGGCAAACACGTCACCGTGGTCACTCAACAACCGCCGCAGCTACAGATACAGCCACCTATACTATCGCAACAGGTCGGTTTCGTCGACGGCAGCGCGATCGCCGACTTGTGTACGACTGGTGGAAATCACCGATATAATCGGCCGGACGGATTACAGGTGGCTGCTCAACAACAGTATGTACCCGTATCGATGGTAGAGCCGAGTGGTAGACAGATGTTGGCGGTGCAGACGTCCTGGCCGACGTCGAGCCGACAAATGACTGCCATCGTTCCGTCGTGGCAAGGCATTCCCACCCAGCATGCCACCATACAACAGCCGTTATCTGAATTGACCGATTGGGGTAGGCCGTTGTTGGTGGATTCGTCGGCGTTGATACAG GATCAAAGACCCGTCGCATTCACCACCGAAGTGTACGACGGATTGGTGGAAAGTCCGAGCACGATTAGAAGTACCGCATGGGAAAAACGATCTAGTGGTGTGTCGAAATCGTCTCAACATTTAGCTCCGCCGTCGTCCATTCCgcaccaccatcatcatcattatcatcatcatttGACGGTGCCACGAAACAGCGATAAGAAAGATACGCAGTTGAGTCCAGTAAAGAAACGCGTCAAGGAAGGTACTCCACCTAATG AATGTATAAGCGGTCGTCGTAATCGCGGTTCTCCGGTGATCAGTTCGAATTTAAATCATCATTGGCAGCATTCGAATAGCAACGGAAACTCTTCTTCGCATCTAAATAcg ATACCTAATCGTCAGCAAACAATCACCATCAACGATACACCTTCACCAAGTGTTACTGTTATCACTATCTCAGATAGTGAAGACGATGTTGCGCCTAAAAG TGCACCCCAACCAACTTCGATGGTACATTCGAGAAATTCGCATAAATCGCATCAAAGGAAGAATGTAATTTCATGTGTAAGCGTCGGAGACAGTGACGAAGATTCGCAACAAAGTCCCAAACATCAGAATTACCAAAGCACCAGGGTAACGCCGGTTATCTACCCTCATACTCCGAATATAGTACAACATCAACCT ACCATTTGCATCGGTAGTCCCAAAGTGGAATCTGGTCGTTACGTACAACACCATCAACCCCAAAACGGCTCCATCCAATACCACCATTCGAATTCATCTCAGATGTACGTTCCAACCCCAACAGCTTCGAGTCATAGTGTTAAACACGAACCCCATCATAG TTCGACATATTCATCATCAATAACGCAATCTCAGAAAAAGAGATTACTGGCGAAAGCTCAGAACGAATTTGTTATACCAGCTACTACACATAACGGTTCGGTGGTTACTAAGCAAGAACCTTCGAACGTCACTTCAGAATTACAGTACTGTAGTGGAGGTTCGTCGTGTAAAGATCTTTACCACTGCGTCGCTCCCCAAGAGCAGCACATTGTTTATGCGAC AGATAAACGCGTGTCGTATTCGATTCCGTCGGCTCATAAAAGAGGCGTTCCAAGTTCAAACGATACGTATCAAGTTCAACCTCCAGCTGCCCATTCGGGTCGTGAACAACATGTAATAACCAGTTCGAAAACATCAGGATGGCAGCAGCAAGCTTTACCGGTGCATCAGGGTTACAG CACTTCGCACTTATCGCCGCAATCGTTAGCCACGAATAGGGGCCTATCACCGTTAGCTGGACAACCGATTTATCATCAAAGTGACTTATTCCGTAGGCAAGCGGTATATGTAACGACAACGCAACCGGCCACCGCGTATTTACCGGCCGCCCAAGTGCCCGCAGCTTTTACGACTGG ACGAGCAATACCACCTCCAGCTCATCACGCCAGCGCTCGCCCTCTATTGACTACTCATACTTCGCATCCTTTACCAGCACATATGCAGCCTGGAGCTGTATTCCCGGCTCATCCACAAGCGGTGGCAGCTACATACGGGTACCTTAGTCCAAAAACACAGTACCATCATCAGCCCTCGGCCGGATTATGGTTTActgagtga
- the Hipk gene encoding homeodomain-interacting protein kinase 2 isoform X3, producing MFTQPQLSCVVSEGTVLTHHKKRKLDHHHFTSSDVVSSTTSTYESSNSNNSTNGGAINYRRQNAHIKTSPSSGSQQSFIRASTIKLLDSYTRCGQKRKSCEGNAERSEDSCNTTITTTTNHSKGTQAGAGTQSGSADGDYQLVQHEVLYSMTTQYEVLEFLGRGTFGQVVKCWKKGTNEIVAIKILKNHPSYARQGQIEVSILSRLSQENADEFNFVRAYECFQHKNHTCLVFEMLEQNLYDFLKQNKFSPLPLKYIRPILQQVLTALLKLKQLGLIHADLKPENIMLVDPVRQPYRVKVIDFGSASHVSKAVCNTYLQSRYYRAPEIILGLPFCEAIDMWSLGCVVAELFLGWPLYPGSSEYDQIRYISQTQGLPTEHMLNNASKTTKFFYRDMDSTYPFWRLKTPEEHEAETAIKSKEARKYIFNCLDDIGQVNVPTDLEGGELLAEKADRREFIDLLKRMLTMDQVERRITPGEALNHAFVTLAHLVDYAHCNNVKASVQMMEVCRRNGYVNNSSGSSHHHHSSAGPPQAVVANFVPSSNGNVTLAFNNQLTNQVPRIMRERAVAAPPPAPPPHSFDNLYQLYNSRTVARQYGGSGRSDPFQHQLSILCSGSYQGMPSPGKHVTVVTQQPPQLQIQPPILSQQVAAQQQYVPVSMVEPSGRQMLAVQTSWPTSSRQMTAIVPSWQGIPTQHATIQQPLSELTDWGRPLLVDSSALIQDQRPVAFTTEVYDGLVESPSTIRSTAWEKRSSGVSKSSQHLAPPSSIPHHHHHHYHHHLTVPRNSDKKDTQLSPVKKRVKEGTPPNECISGRRNRGSPVISSNLNHHWQHSNSNGNSSSHLNTIPNRQQTITINDTPSPSVTVITISDSEDDVAPKSAPQPTSMVHSRNSHKSHQRKNVISCVSVGDSDEDSQQSPKHQNYQSTRVTPVIYPHTPNIVQHQPTICIGSPKVESGRYVQHHQPQNGSIQYHHSNSSQMYVPTPTASSHSVKHEPHHSSTYSSSITQSQKKRLLAKAQNEFVIPATTHNGSVVTKQEPSNVTSELQYCSGGSSCKDLYHCVAPQEQHIVYATDKRVSYSIPSAHKRGVPSSNDTYQVQPPAAHSGREQHVITSSKTSGWQQQALPVHQGYSTSHLSPQSLATNRGLSPLAGQPIYHQSDLFRRQAVYVTTTQPATAYLPAAQVPAAFTTGRAIPPPAHHASARPLLTTHTSHPLPAHMQPGAVFPAHPQAVAATYGYLSPKTQYHHQPSAGLWFTE from the exons ATGTTCACCCAACCACAGCTATCGTGTGTGGTGTCAGAGGGAACCGTCCTTACGCATCATAAAAAACGCAAACTCGATCACCATCACTTTACCTCATCTGACGTGGTTTCTTCAACGACATCGACTTACGAATCTTCTAACTCGAACAATTCCACTAATGGTGGTGCCATAAATTATCGGAGACAGAATGCACACATCAAAACAAGCCCGTCTAGCGGCAGTCAACAAAGTTTCATTCGTGCATCTACCATCAAGTTATTAGATTCTTATACACGGTGTGGACAAAAG CGAAAATCTTGTGAAGGTAATGCAGAGAGATCTGAAGACAGTTGTAATACAACTATTACCACTACAACAAATCATAGTAAGGGTACCCAGGCAGGAGCAGGTACCCAGTCGGGATCTGCTGACGGGGACTATCAACTGGTGCAGCACGAAGTTCTCTACTCAATGACAACGCAGTACGAAGTATTGGAGTTCTTAGGTCGAGGTACATTTGGTCAGGTTGTAAAATGTTGGAAGAAAGGTACGAACGAAATAGTCGCtataaaaatcctcaaaaatcaTCCCTCTTACGCTCGTCAAGGACAAATTGAA GTCAGTATTCTATCTCGCTTGAGTCAAGAAAATGCCGACGAATTCAACTTTGTACGTGCCTACGAGTGTTTTCAGCACAAGAACCACACGTGTCTTGTGTTTGAGATGCTCGAACAAAATTTATACGATTTTCTAAAACAGAATAAATTCAGTCCTTTACCTTTGAAATACATTCGTCCGATACTGCAACAAGTGCTAACAGCTTTACTAAAATTGAAG caACTGGGATTAATCCATGCCGATTTGAAGCCAGAAAATATCATGTTGGTTGATCCAGTGCGCCAACCTTATCGTGTCAAAGTGATAGATTTTGGTAGTGCTTCACATGTTAGCAAAGCTGTTTGTAACACGTATCTTCAAAGCAGATATTATCGAGCTCCGGAAATTATTTTAG GTTTACCGTTTTGCGAAGCAATTGACATGTGGTCGTTGGGATGTGTAGTAGCAGAATTATTTTTAGGCTGGCCTTTGTATCCTGGATCGTCGGAGTACGATCAAATACGTTACATCAGTCAGACTCAAGGATTACCAACCGAGCATATGTTAAATAACGCTTCTAAAACAACGAAATTTTTCTATAGAGATATGGATAGTACATATCCATTTTGGAGGCTAAAG aCGCCGGAAGAACACGAAGCGGAGACGGCGATTAAATCGAAGGAAGCTCGAAAATACATATTCAACTGCTTAGACGATATTGGTCAGGTTAATGTTCCTACTGATCTTGAAGGGGGTGAATTACTGGCGGAGAAAGCCGATAGACGCGAATTCATCGATCTTCTAAAACGGATGCTTACCATGGACCAGGTG GAACGACGTATTACACCGGGAGAAGCTTTGAATCACGCGTTTGTGACGTTAGCCCATCTGGTGGATTACGCTCATTGTAACAACGTGAAAGCTAGCGTTCAAATGATGGAGGTTTGCCGCCGCAACGGCTATGTGAATAATTCTAGCGGTAGCTCGCACCATCATCATAGTTCGGCCGGACCACCTCAAGCGGTCGTCGCTAACTTCGTACCGTCTTCGAACGGTAACGTTACGTTGGCGTTTAATAATCAGCTAACGAACCAGGTCCCGCGTATTATGCGCGAGCGAGCGGTCGCCGCACCACCTCCGGCACCGCCGCCACATAGTTTCGATAATTTG TATCAGTTGTATAACAGTCGTACGGTAGCCAGACAGTACGGCGGTAGTGGACGTAGCGATCCGTTTCAGCATCAATTATCGATACTGTGTTCCGGTAGCTATCAAGGTATGCCATCTCCCGGCAAACACGTCACCGTGGTCACTCAACAACCGCCGCAGCTACAGATACAGCCACCTATACTATCGCAACAG GTGGCTGCTCAACAACAGTATGTACCCGTATCGATGGTAGAGCCGAGTGGTAGACAGATGTTGGCGGTGCAGACGTCCTGGCCGACGTCGAGCCGACAAATGACTGCCATCGTTCCGTCGTGGCAAGGCATTCCCACCCAGCATGCCACCATACAACAGCCGTTATCTGAATTGACCGATTGGGGTAGGCCGTTGTTGGTGGATTCGTCGGCGTTGATACAG GATCAAAGACCCGTCGCATTCACCACCGAAGTGTACGACGGATTGGTGGAAAGTCCGAGCACGATTAGAAGTACCGCATGGGAAAAACGATCTAGTGGTGTGTCGAAATCGTCTCAACATTTAGCTCCGCCGTCGTCCATTCCgcaccaccatcatcatcattatcatcatcatttGACGGTGCCACGAAACAGCGATAAGAAAGATACGCAGTTGAGTCCAGTAAAGAAACGCGTCAAGGAAGGTACTCCACCTAATG AATGTATAAGCGGTCGTCGTAATCGCGGTTCTCCGGTGATCAGTTCGAATTTAAATCATCATTGGCAGCATTCGAATAGCAACGGAAACTCTTCTTCGCATCTAAATAcg ATACCTAATCGTCAGCAAACAATCACCATCAACGATACACCTTCACCAAGTGTTACTGTTATCACTATCTCAGATAGTGAAGACGATGTTGCGCCTAAAAG TGCACCCCAACCAACTTCGATGGTACATTCGAGAAATTCGCATAAATCGCATCAAAGGAAGAATGTAATTTCATGTGTAAGCGTCGGAGACAGTGACGAAGATTCGCAACAAAGTCCCAAACATCAGAATTACCAAAGCACCAGGGTAACGCCGGTTATCTACCCTCATACTCCGAATATAGTACAACATCAACCT ACCATTTGCATCGGTAGTCCCAAAGTGGAATCTGGTCGTTACGTACAACACCATCAACCCCAAAACGGCTCCATCCAATACCACCATTCGAATTCATCTCAGATGTACGTTCCAACCCCAACAGCTTCGAGTCATAGTGTTAAACACGAACCCCATCATAG TTCGACATATTCATCATCAATAACGCAATCTCAGAAAAAGAGATTACTGGCGAAAGCTCAGAACGAATTTGTTATACCAGCTACTACACATAACGGTTCGGTGGTTACTAAGCAAGAACCTTCGAACGTCACTTCAGAATTACAGTACTGTAGTGGAGGTTCGTCGTGTAAAGATCTTTACCACTGCGTCGCTCCCCAAGAGCAGCACATTGTTTATGCGAC AGATAAACGCGTGTCGTATTCGATTCCGTCGGCTCATAAAAGAGGCGTTCCAAGTTCAAACGATACGTATCAAGTTCAACCTCCAGCTGCCCATTCGGGTCGTGAACAACATGTAATAACCAGTTCGAAAACATCAGGATGGCAGCAGCAAGCTTTACCGGTGCATCAGGGTTACAG CACTTCGCACTTATCGCCGCAATCGTTAGCCACGAATAGGGGCCTATCACCGTTAGCTGGACAACCGATTTATCATCAAAGTGACTTATTCCGTAGGCAAGCGGTATATGTAACGACAACGCAACCGGCCACCGCGTATTTACCGGCCGCCCAAGTGCCCGCAGCTTTTACGACTGG ACGAGCAATACCACCTCCAGCTCATCACGCCAGCGCTCGCCCTCTATTGACTACTCATACTTCGCATCCTTTACCAGCACATATGCAGCCTGGAGCTGTATTCCCGGCTCATCCACAAGCGGTGGCAGCTACATACGGGTACCTTAGTCCAAAAACACAGTACCATCATCAGCCCTCGGCCGGATTATGGTTTActgagtga